Below is a window of Bacillota bacterium DNA.
ATTGACATAGATCTCCAGGCCCGCCCGCCCGGAGCCGTCCCAGCCGGCCAGGACCACGTAGAGATCGCCGGCCGCCGTGTGGCGGATGGCGGCGCGGCTGACCGGGCCCTCCTGCGAGTCCGGGTAGAAGAGGGTGGCCGGGAGGAGCGTCCCGGCGGGACGACCGCCCTGGCGGACGCCCACCTCGGCCTCCATCGCCGGCACCACGCCCTCCAGCCGCTGGCGGAGCCCCCCGAAGGTGATCGTGTACGGCCCGGCCAGCGCGCTCTGGCCCGGCGCCAGGGTGACCGAGACGTGCTGCTGGTAGGCGGTGGAGCCGATGACGGCCAGCGCCATCAGCGCGATGCCCAGGTGGGCCACGTAGCCTCCATAGCGCGAGGGGTTCCGGTCGAAGAGCCGCCAGAGGCAGAGGAGCGCCGGTTCGCCGGTCATGGCGCGGCGGGCGCGGAAGCCGTCGGCCACCTCCAGAAAGACGGAGGCGACGACGAAGACCGCGCCGGCCACGCCGAAGGCGACGGCACCGCCCAGCACCCCGGCGGCCCCGAGCAACGCGGTCAGCAGCACGGCCGAGGCGACCGGCACCAGGAGCTTCCGGCGCAGGCGCCGCCAGTCGGCGCGGCGCCAGGCAAGCAGCGGCCCGATCCCCATCAGCGCCAGGAGGAGCCCGAAGAGGGGCCCCGCTGTCTGCTCGAAGTAGGGCGCCCCCACCGTCAGACGGAGGCCGAAGAGGCCGGTCACCTCGGGCAGGAGCGTCCCCACCAGCACCACCAGCGCCGTCACCATCAGCACCAGGTTGTTGGCCAGGAAGGCCGTCTCCTTGTTGACCAGCGTCTCCAGCGGCTGGTCGTCGCGCAGCTCCTCCCAGCGCGCGCCCAGCAGGTAGAGGCAGCCGGCCAGCGCCAGCCCCAGGAAGGCGATGAAGTAGGGCGCGATGGGCGACTGGGCGAAGGCGTGGACCGAGACCAGGAGGCCGCTGCGCGTCAGCGTGGTACCCAGCAGCGTCAGCAGGTAGCCGGCCATC
It encodes the following:
- the ccsA gene encoding cytochrome c biogenesis protein CcsA produces the protein MIDTVTRLMAVFGHSSLLLLFLLALAAVALLADGVRRREGRGGPGDPLARREIRAGRLALVTTAGLALISAAGLVGLLLTNNFAFAYVTAHSSRDLPAIYKVGALWGGQEGSLLFWLTILSSYAAFIAWRSRERTAPLALAVMGVTELFFAFLVAFVADPFALLPAGQIPPDGQGLSPLLRDPAMLMHPVALYTGFVGFTVPFAFGVSALALREPGARWIRLTRRWALLAWGILGLGLLLGAWWSYHVLGWGGYWGWDPVENAALMPWLVGTAFIHSALVQERRGLLKAWNMVLVMAGYLLTLLGTTLTRSGLLVSVHAFAQSPIAPYFIAFLGLALAGCLYLLGARWEELRDDQPLETLVNKETAFLANNLVLMVTALVVLVGTLLPEVTGLFGLRLTVGAPYFEQTAGPLFGLLLALMGIGPLLAWRRADWRRLRRKLLVPVASAVLLTALLGAAGVLGGAVAFGVAGAVFVVASVFLEVADGFRARRAMTGEPALLCLWRLFDRNPSRYGGYVAHLGIALMALAVIGSTAYQQHVSVTLAPGQSALAGPYTITFGGLRQRLEGVVPAMEAEVGVRQGGRPAGTLLPATLFYPDSQEGPVSRAAIRHTAAGDLYVVLAGWDGSGRAGLEIYVN